From the genome of Candidatus Paceibacterota bacterium, one region includes:
- a CDS encoding choice-of-anchor Q domain-containing protein: MQHLPGLKGVGSATFLTAVLQFCLSTTAGAATLYVDLNNPDPVPPYTNWVTAATNIQDAVDAAVDGDLVLVTNGVYQAGGRDVYGMSNRVAVTRPVTVRSVNGPAVTCIAGYQVPGTTNGPEAVRCVHLTNGAVLAGFTLTNGATQVSGDTRTNRSGGGVWCESASAVVSNCALVGNSCSWAGGGACQGTLDTCTLASNAATFGGAAYSATLNNCVLSSNWAADSGGGAIQGTLNNCTLANNTAGYGGGARVATLNNCTLTANSASYGGGAYEGTLNNCTLVGNLATLSAAVDRATVNNSIIYYNTAPSGNHSGGTLNYCCTTPLPGGTGNFTGEPQLSSVSHLSADSPCRGAGSATYASGRDIDGEPWADPPSLGCDEFWSGAVTGALTTAIVAAYTNVAVGFSVDFQAMIGGRADASSWDFGSGLVISNRPYASHAWTAPGDFPVVLRAYNESYPAGVAATVAVHVASQPIHYVALESASPEPPYTSWAKAATNIQDAVDASSVPGALVLVSNGVYQTGAREVYGMSNRLAVTKPVTVQSANGPGATIIRGRGPTGTTAVRCVYLTNGALLTGFTLTNGATRNNGNSYRQHCGGGVWCEPVGAGVSNCVLVGNSAYYYGGGACAATLNNCILTNNSAATSAGGAWWSTLNNCTLARNSASEGGGGAMNGTLNNCTLTGNTASGYTRGGGGAWSCSLSNCTLASNVASGSYGAGGGAWWSTLNNCKLSNNSAAYTGGGANGSTLTNCTLVLNVAKGPPGPGQGGGAYGGALYNCTLAFNTADLGGGAMYSTLNNCIVYHNYALSNYLWGTLNYCCTTPLPGSGTGNFTNAPQFVNPSSANVRLQPNSPCINAGNNAYVEGSADLDGNPRIVGGMVDVGAYEFQSPTSALPYYWLQTYGLPTDGSADFADTDNDYHNNWQEWLAGTVPTNAASVLLLAAPATGAGGATLTWLSVTDRIYYVERATDLASAPAFSLLRSNIPGLPGTTSFTDTNPPTAPVFFYRVGIQQ, translated from the coding sequence ATGCAACATCTGCCTGGGCTGAAAGGCGTTGGGAGCGCCACGTTCCTGACCGCCGTTCTGCAGTTTTGTCTCTCAACCACCGCCGGCGCTGCCACGCTCTACGTGGACCTCAACAACCCCGACCCCGTTCCCCCCTACACGAACTGGGTCACCGCCGCCACCAATATTCAGGATGCCGTGGATGCCGCGGTTGACGGAGACCTGGTCTTGGTCACCAACGGCGTCTATCAGGCTGGGGGGCGGGACGTTTATGGGATGAGCAACCGCGTAGCCGTGACAAGACCGGTAACCGTCAGGAGCGTCAACGGGCCGGCGGTGACCTGTATCGCCGGTTACCAAGTGCCTGGAACGACCAACGGCCCCGAGGCGGTGCGGTGTGTCCATTTGACCAACGGGGCGGTGCTGGCGGGATTCACACTGACCAACGGGGCTACGCAAGTCTCGGGCGACACCCGCACGAACCGCTCGGGCGGCGGAGTCTGGTGCGAGTCCGCGAGCGCCGTCGTATCCAACTGTGCGCTGGTGGGCAATTCGTGTTCATGGGCTGGCGGCGGGGCCTGCCAAGGCACACTTGACACCTGCACGCTCGCGTCCAATGCGGCCACCTTCGGCGGCGCGGCTTATTCTGCCACGCTCAACAATTGCGTACTAAGTAGCAATTGGGCTGCTGACAGCGGCGGCGGGGCTATCCAAGGAACCCTCAACAACTGCACCTTGGCAAATAACACTGCCGGCTACGGCGGCGGGGCTCGTGTTGCCACCCTCAACAATTGCACGCTCACCGCTAACTCGGCTAGCTACGGCGGCGGCGCTTACGAAGGCACGCTGAACAATTGCACGCTGGTTGGCAATCTGGCAACCCTCAGCGCAGCAGTTGACCGGGCCACAGTCAACAACAGCATCATCTATTATAACACCGCGCCAAGCGGCAATCACAGCGGAGGCACCTTGAATTACTGCTGCACCACCCCTCTGCCCGGCGGGACTGGTAACTTCACCGGCGAGCCCCAACTCTCCAGCGTGTCGCACCTGAGCGCTGATTCGCCATGCCGAGGGGCAGGCAGCGCAACTTATGCGAGCGGGCGTGACATTGACGGGGAACCGTGGGCTGATCCGCCGTCGCTCGGATGCGACGAGTTCTGGAGCGGGGCGGTGACAGGTGCCTTAACCACTGCCATCGTAGCCGCCTACACGAATGTAGCGGTAGGTTTCAGCGTGGATTTTCAGGCTATGATTGGTGGCCGGGCAGACGCGTCCAGTTGGGATTTTGGCAGTGGGCTCGTCATTAGCAACCGGCCTTATGCATCGCACGCGTGGACAGCCCCAGGCGATTTTCCCGTGGTGCTGAGGGCTTACAATGAAAGTTATCCGGCCGGAGTGGCGGCCACAGTTGCCGTTCATGTGGCGAGCCAGCCCATACATTATGTGGCCCTCGAGAGCGCCTCGCCTGAGCCGCCATACACTTCCTGGGCCAAGGCGGCGACCAATATCCAAGATGCCGTGGACGCCTCGTCGGTTCCCGGGGCGCTGGTGTTGGTTAGCAATGGTGTGTACCAAACCGGAGCGCGGGAAGTGTATGGGATGAGCAACCGTCTAGCCGTCACCAAGCCCGTGACGGTCCAGAGCGCGAACGGGCCGGGCGCGACAATCATACGCGGACGCGGCCCGACTGGCACAACCGCGGTGCGGTGTGTGTATTTGACCAATGGGGCGCTGCTGACGGGATTCACGCTGACTAACGGCGCTACCCGAAACAATGGTAATTCCTACAGGCAGCACTGCGGCGGGGGCGTCTGGTGCGAGCCTGTCGGCGCGGGCGTATCTAACTGCGTGCTGGTCGGCAACTCGGCGTATTACTACGGCGGCGGGGCTTGTGCCGCCACCCTTAACAACTGCATCCTGACGAATAACTCCGCCGCCACATCTGCAGGCGGAGCATGGTGGTCCACGCTCAACAACTGCACTCTCGCGAGGAATTCCGCGTCCGAGGGAGGCGGCGGGGCTATGAACGGCACGCTCAACAACTGCACGCTGACCGGCAACACGGCTTCCGGTTACACTCGGGGAGGGGGCGGAGCATGGTCTTGCAGCCTCAGCAATTGCACGTTGGCTTCGAATGTGGCTTCTGGTTCCTACGGCGCAGGCGGCGGGGCTTGGTGGTCTACGCTCAACAACTGTAAGCTATCCAACAATAGTGCTGCCTACACCGGCGGCGGGGCCAACGGGAGTACGCTTACTAACTGCACACTGGTGCTCAATGTAGCCAAAGGTCCGCCTGGGCCTGGCCAGGGTGGCGGTGCTTACGGCGGCGCCCTCTACAACTGCACGCTCGCGTTCAATACGGCCGACTTAGGTGGTGGGGCGATGTACAGCACGCTCAACAACTGCATCGTTTATCATAATTATGCGCTTAGCAACTACCTGTGGGGCACCCTGAACTACTGTTGCACGACGCCCCTCCCCGGAAGTGGAACCGGCAATTTCACCAATGCGCCTCAGTTTGTGAACCCATCGAGCGCCAACGTCCGTTTGCAGCCCAACTCACCTTGTATCAACGCGGGCAATAATGCTTATGTCGAGGGAAGCGCGGACCTGGATGGAAATCCGCGCATTGTGGGCGGCATGGTGGATGTCGGCGCCTATGAATTCCAATCCCCCACCTCAGCTCTTCCTTACTACTGGCTTCAGACCTATGGACTGCCGACTGACGGATCTGCGGACTTTGCGGACACAGACAACGATTACCACAACAACTGGCAGGAGTGGCTGGCGGGCACTGTCCCAACCAACGCGGCCTCCGTGCTGCTCCTAGCCGCGCCGGCGACCGGCGCTGGGGGCGCGACGCTTACCTGGCTCAGCGTGACCGACCGCATCTACTACGTCGAACGCGCTACCGACCTGGCCTCAGCCCCGGCGTTCTCGCTGCTGCGCTCCAACATCCCCGGCCTGCCCGGCACCACCAGCTTCACCGACACCAACCCACCCACCGCCCCCGTCTTCTTCTACCGCGTTGGAATCCAACAGTGA